The Puntigrus tetrazona isolate hp1 chromosome 19, ASM1883169v1, whole genome shotgun sequence genome has a segment encoding these proteins:
- the gmnn gene encoding geminin produces the protein MSSMRRPKHAENPSENIKKFLVAPTSGAGSGRRTLQVLQPSAVNKNLGRIIENGKAVPKRKMWSTEQVKGSKRVKAEVAVKSTSPEDENQPEGVTQEAYELMIKETPGSSYWKEVAEERRKALFSVLQENEKLHKDIEAKDEQIAQLKNENEELQELAQHVQHMADMIERLTGKSPDSLEELREIAFDAEDEDEEHGDERKADESQDSVELSKEESHDHNVPLKDDATT, from the exons ATGAGCTCCATGAGAAGACCCAAGCATGCAGAGAATCCCTCTGAAAACATAAAG AAGTTCCTTGTAGCGCCAACATCTGGAGCAGGGTCGGGGAGGAGGACACTGCAGGTCCTTCAGCCGTCTGCTGTCAATAAGAACCTTGGACGTATCATTGAG AATGGCAAAGCGGTTCCTAAGAGGAAGATGTGGAGCACGGAGCAGGTGAAGGGTTCAAAGAGAGTCAAAGCAGAGGTGGCCGTGAAATCCACAAGTCCTGAGGATGAAAACCAGCCCGAGGGGGTTACGCAAGAGGCTTATGAGCTCATGATCAAAG AAACACCTGGGTCCTCCTACTGGAAGGAGGTAGCAGAAGAGAGGCGGAAAGCCTTGTTCAGTGTTCTCCAAGAGAATGAAAAG TTGCACAAAGACATTGAAGCCAAAGATGAACAGATTGCACAACTGAAGAATGAAAATGAGGAGTTGCAGGAGCTGGCGCAGCATGTACAACACATGGCTGACATGATTGAA agATTAACTGGTAAAAGTCCAGACAGTCTAGAGGAGCTGCGTGAAATAGCCTTTGAtgctgaagatgaagatgaggaaCATGGAGATGAGCGTAAAGCTGATGAAAGCCAGGACAGTGTAGAACTGAGCAAAGAAGAGTCCCATGACCATAATGTGCCACTTAAGGATGACGCCACAACATAA